The proteins below are encoded in one region of Ornithinimicrobium avium:
- a CDS encoding TetR/AcrR family transcriptional regulator: MRAASTARTRLEPDERREQILRCAIELFGEHPYAAVSTTEIAAAAGVTRGLLHHYFGTKRELYVEVVREMLIVPRMVVPEDVGPGLDERIDACVTWLLDMVTGHGLTFVAVAGAEGVGDDPEIEQLLLRADDIAARRLLQLLGVDEDLLDTPRVGGLGRAYGAMVKGAIREWVREGSLSRADVHQLLRRTLRTIITELVREPGPAQAPPGP, translated from the coding sequence GTGAGGGCGGCCAGCACGGCGCGCACCCGCCTCGAGCCCGACGAGCGACGCGAGCAGATCCTCAGGTGCGCGATCGAGCTCTTCGGCGAGCACCCCTATGCGGCGGTGTCGACAACCGAGATCGCCGCCGCGGCCGGGGTGACCCGTGGGCTGCTGCACCACTACTTCGGCACCAAGCGCGAGCTCTACGTCGAGGTCGTGCGAGAGATGCTCATCGTGCCCCGGATGGTGGTGCCGGAGGATGTCGGGCCCGGCCTCGACGAGCGCATCGACGCCTGCGTCACCTGGCTGCTCGACATGGTGACCGGGCACGGTCTGACCTTCGTCGCCGTGGCGGGGGCCGAGGGCGTCGGCGACGACCCGGAGATCGAGCAGCTGCTCCTGCGGGCCGACGACATCGCCGCCCGACGCCTGCTGCAGCTGCTCGGCGTCGACGAGGACCTCCTCGACACGCCTCGGGTCGGCGGCCTGGGCCGGGCCTATGGCGCCATGGTCAAGGGTGCCATCCGCGAGTGGGTGCGTGAGGGGAGCCTGTCCCGAGCCGATGTCCACCAGCTGCTCCGACGCACCCTGCGCACCATCATCACCGAGCTGGTCCGAGAGCCCGGGCCCGCCCAGGCCCCCCCGGGGCCGTGA